Below is a genomic region from Listeria swaminathanii.
TATTTACTCCAGCGCGAATCACTTCCGCAATCGTTGCCGCGCTACTTAATGCGTAGGTTGCAATTGCGGCATAAAGTGGATCCATTTGCGATAAATCAATCCCAAAAACGCTGGAAAGTGCGGGGATTCCGTAGAAAACAATAAATAATTGCACCATAATCGGCGTTCCACGGAAAAACGAAATATACACTCGGGCAAATTGATTCAAAACCGGAATCTTATAAATCCGTGGTAAAGATAATATGACACCGAGTATAAATCCAAAAATAAGCGAGAGTGCCAAAATATACAACGTAATTGGTAAATAACCAGCTAGCGTCGGAATAAAATCAGCAATCATTTTCACATCGAACGCTTTATCCATTTTAATGGCACCCTCTCTCTTTTAATATTGTTCTTTTGAATAATCCGCACCAAGCCATTTTTCACTTAGTTTTTTAAGCGTCCCGTCATCAATAATAGATTGAAGCGCCTTATCTACGTCTTTGCTCAGTTTTGTTTCATTTTTTCCAAGCATGAAATATACTTTCGCGTTGGATAAAACATCGCCAACTACTTTTTCTTTGATGGCACTTGTTTTGTTTTGGAAATCAACTGCGAAAGGC
It encodes:
- a CDS encoding amino acid ABC transporter permease; translated protein: MDKAFDVKMIADFIPTLAGYLPITLYILALSLIFGFILGVILSLPRIYKIPVLNQFARVYISFFRGTPIMVQLFIVFYGIPALSSVFGIDLSQMDPLYAAIATYALSSAATIAEVIRAGVNSVDAGQAEAAYSVGLNGRQTFLRIILPQALYQALPNFGNLVIGYLKDTSLAFSIGVMDMSGRGQTLITLSNHALEVYISLSIIYYITAVLLEYSFKWIEKRVKKENTRFTSIFDIEL